A single region of the Plantactinospora soyae genome encodes:
- a CDS encoding FAD-dependent monooxygenase → MRVVDDEVALEIDEGPRREPRVTGADVIIVGAGPTGLMLANELRLAGVRPLVLERQPQRRDTPKAGGLGGQILELLRYRGLLERFEAACTGPVPAPRFPFGGVHLDFTQLADPPLHALPLPQPRLELLLDERAEELGVDIRRGHEVIGVSQDDAAVTVDVRGPDGPYRVIARYLVGCDGARSRVRDWAGIPFPGTTYPEVNRLAQVTLPDAVTVLGNGDLDVPEFGTIRAGFTRTDHGLLGVGSSPASKAISLYTIEDESTEYDDDIPMTLSELQDSIRRVLGVNLPVGEPIRLSRFTFKAQQAERYRDGRILLAGDAAHLFPATGVALNAGMLDAVNLAWKLAADIHGHAPAGLLDTYHDERRLASTRTMLHTRAQVALRRGHDPAAEALREVFQELLADEQPLRRMGALVAGTDIRYPMPGPHHHALAGTFTPNLILHTDQGITSIAELMRTARPILLDLADRPDLRQTVQDWQHRVDIHTAKTDQRPADALLIRPDGHIAWAATNDEPTDTAAPALREALTDWFGTP, encoded by the coding sequence ATGCGTGTTGTCGACGATGAGGTCGCGCTGGAAATCGACGAAGGACCGCGACGTGAGCCGCGAGTAACGGGCGCCGACGTGATCATTGTCGGCGCCGGACCGACCGGCCTCATGCTGGCCAATGAACTGCGCCTGGCCGGAGTGCGACCACTGGTACTGGAGCGGCAGCCGCAGCGCCGAGACACTCCGAAGGCCGGTGGTCTCGGCGGTCAGATCCTCGAGTTGCTGCGCTACCGAGGCTTGCTGGAACGATTCGAAGCAGCCTGCACCGGGCCCGTCCCGGCGCCCCGATTCCCGTTCGGCGGTGTGCATCTGGACTTCACCCAGCTGGCGGACCCCCCGCTGCACGCCCTGCCGCTGCCGCAACCGCGGCTTGAGCTGCTGCTCGACGAACGTGCCGAGGAACTCGGTGTCGACATCCGCCGCGGACACGAGGTGATCGGGGTGAGCCAGGACGACGCCGCGGTGACCGTGGACGTGCGGGGCCCGGACGGGCCGTACCGGGTGATCGCCCGCTACCTCGTGGGTTGCGACGGCGCGCGCAGCCGGGTCCGTGACTGGGCTGGCATTCCGTTCCCGGGCACCACCTATCCGGAGGTCAACCGGCTGGCCCAGGTCACCTTGCCCGACGCGGTGACCGTGCTCGGCAACGGCGATCTCGATGTCCCCGAGTTCGGCACGATCCGCGCGGGTTTCACCCGGACCGATCATGGTCTCCTCGGCGTCGGCTCATCGCCCGCCTCCAAAGCGATCTCGCTCTACACCATCGAAGACGAGAGCACCGAATACGACGACGACATACCGATGACTCTGTCCGAACTCCAGGACAGCATCCGCCGCGTGCTCGGCGTGAATCTGCCCGTGGGAGAACCGATTCGGTTGTCGCGGTTCACCTTCAAGGCTCAGCAGGCCGAGCGATACCGTGACGGGCGGATCCTCCTGGCCGGTGATGCGGCGCACCTGTTCCCCGCCACCGGTGTGGCACTCAACGCCGGCATGCTCGACGCGGTCAACCTGGCCTGGAAGCTGGCCGCCGACATCCACGGCCACGCGCCGGCCGGCCTGCTGGACACCTACCACGACGAACGCCGCCTCGCCAGCACCCGCACCATGCTGCACACCCGGGCCCAGGTGGCACTGCGGCGCGGGCACGACCCGGCCGCCGAAGCGCTCCGGGAAGTCTTCCAGGAACTACTCGCCGACGAGCAGCCGCTACGCCGGATGGGAGCGCTCGTCGCCGGCACCGACATCCGCTACCCGATGCCCGGCCCCCACCACCATGCGTTGGCCGGAACCTTCACCCCCAACCTCATCCTGCACACCGACCAGGGCATCACCAGCATCGCGGAACTCATGCGCACCGCACGGCCCATCCTCCTCGACCTCGCCGACCGCCCAGACCTCCGCCAGACCGTCCAAGACTGGCAGCATCGCGTCGACATCCACACCGCCAAAACCGATCAGCGACCAGCCGACGCCCTGCTGATCCGCCCGGACGGCCACATCGCCTGGGCCGCAACCAACGATGAACCCACCGACACCGCCGCGCCCGCACTGCGAGAAGCACTCACCGACTGGTTCGGCACACCCTGA
- a CDS encoding LysR family transcriptional regulator, which produces MEVGVRVELRDIEIFLTLAEELHFGRTAQRLHVSQARVSQAIKAQERRIGAALFDRTSRAVTLTSVGKQLRDDLRAGYDAIQKGLAAASESARGVSGTVRLGVMGAVGHEIRDVIDLFRSRHPGCEVALREIHFSDPFAALRAGELDLALLWRPVREPDLVEGPVLLTEARVLAVWTGHELANRASVSMEDFGGRVFVDLGPNVPDYWVEAMVPARTPSGRPIPHAPLVTTFHEILTQVAAGECLSPLNEHVLQYYSHPGVVFVPVHDAPVTEWVLLSRKDGASPRVQSFVATAAQLGPRAFGKPRWASSALPPLASVVET; this is translated from the coding sequence ATGGAGGTCGGGGTTCGGGTGGAGCTTCGCGACATCGAGATTTTTTTGACGCTCGCCGAGGAGTTGCACTTCGGGCGTACCGCGCAGCGGCTGCATGTGTCGCAGGCGAGGGTGAGTCAGGCGATCAAGGCGCAGGAGCGCCGCATCGGCGCCGCGTTGTTCGATCGTACGAGCCGGGCGGTGACGCTGACCTCGGTCGGCAAGCAGCTGCGCGACGATCTGCGGGCCGGCTATGACGCGATCCAGAAGGGTCTCGCGGCGGCGTCGGAGTCGGCGCGGGGTGTCAGCGGTACCGTCCGGTTGGGTGTGATGGGGGCGGTTGGTCACGAGATCCGCGATGTCATCGATCTGTTCCGTAGCCGCCATCCCGGCTGCGAGGTGGCGCTGCGCGAGATCCATTTCAGTGATCCGTTCGCGGCCTTGCGGGCTGGGGAGCTGGATCTGGCCTTGCTGTGGCGGCCGGTGCGGGAGCCGGATCTTGTCGAGGGGCCGGTGCTGCTGACCGAGGCGCGGGTGCTGGCCGTGTGGACCGGGCATGAGCTTGCCAACCGGGCGTCGGTGTCGATGGAGGACTTTGGCGGGCGGGTGTTCGTCGATCTCGGTCCAAACGTTCCGGACTATTGGGTCGAGGCGATGGTGCCCGCGAGGACACCCAGCGGCCGGCCGATCCCGCACGCCCCTCTCGTCACGACGTTTCACGAAATACTGACCCAGGTGGCTGCCGGCGAGTGCCTCAGCCCGCTGAACGAGCACGTGTTGCAGTACTACTCACACCCGGGTGTGGTGTTCGTACCCGTCCATGACGCGCCCGTCACCGAGTGGGTCCTGCTGTCGCGTAAGGACGGGGCCTCGCCACGGGTGCAGAGCTTCGTCGCGACGGCCGCGCAACTCGGTCCACGCGCCTTCGGTAAACCCAGGTGGGCGTCTTCTGCGCTGCCGCCATTGGCTTCGGTCGTGGAAACGTGA
- a CDS encoding epoxide hydrolase family protein, whose product MARTRFTDCSGDQPWQAGADPDYLRYLVSYWVDGFDWRAREAELNALPHYQAQIGGRRMHFLRVPGARPADAPAPLPLILSHGWPSSFVEMLPLVDRLTNPAKYGNDPADAFDVVVPMLPGFLHSELPKGPLTRASMAQTLHLLMTDVLGYQRYGAFGGDVGGVVTGWLGALRPEQVVGIHMIHPPIPASFDSHPTSPAEQAYLDAEAAYDQTDGGYSAIMGPGGHHRRSVE is encoded by the coding sequence TTGGCCCGAACCCGCTTTACGGACTGCAGCGGCGATCAGCCGTGGCAGGCCGGCGCGGACCCCGACTACCTGCGATACCTGGTGTCCTACTGGGTCGACGGGTTCGACTGGCGGGCTCGCGAGGCCGAACTCAACGCATTGCCGCATTACCAGGCCCAGATCGGCGGCCGGCGCATGCACTTCCTTCGCGTGCCCGGCGCGCGTCCGGCCGATGCACCCGCACCGCTGCCGCTGATCCTGAGCCACGGCTGGCCCAGCAGCTTCGTGGAGATGCTGCCGCTGGTCGATCGCCTAACCAACCCCGCGAAGTATGGGAACGACCCCGCCGACGCGTTCGACGTGGTGGTTCCCATGCTGCCGGGCTTCCTCCACTCGGAGCTGCCGAAGGGCCCGCTCACCCGAGCATCGATGGCGCAGACGCTGCACCTGTTGATGACCGACGTGCTTGGCTACCAGCGCTACGGCGCCTTCGGTGGCGATGTCGGCGGCGTGGTCACCGGTTGGCTGGGCGCGCTGCGCCCCGAGCAGGTAGTCGGCATTCACATGATCCACCCACCGATCCCGGCCAGCTTCGACTCCCACCCGACGTCACCGGCCGAGCAGGCATATCTCGATGCCGAAGCGGCGTACGACCAGACCGATGGCGGCTACAGCGCCATCATGGGACCCGGCGGACACCATCGCCGCAGCGTTGAATGA
- a CDS encoding SitI3 family protein: MSIDYRLTLAGDISLEQIAELVAPDATETSTMSGKGMLTAPLYEEYGYVVDITSGGHGYYDAEDDDGSQWIWEPDTYVDINFHMSKDDLTDKGTPNMLAAVARVLTERAEDAALVLNGNWLLLTRVGGALRKHRTTWWSHHDVDNAIIRQ, from the coding sequence ATGTCTATTGATTACCGACTGACCTTGGCGGGTGACATCTCCCTGGAACAGATAGCGGAACTGGTCGCCCCGGATGCTACCGAAACGTCGACTATGTCCGGCAAGGGAATGCTCACCGCGCCCCTCTACGAGGAGTACGGATACGTTGTCGACATCACCTCTGGCGGCCACGGCTACTACGACGCCGAAGACGACGACGGCTCCCAGTGGATATGGGAACCGGACACCTACGTCGACATCAACTTCCACATGAGCAAAGACGACCTGACCGACAAAGGGACCCCCAACATGTTGGCGGCCGTGGCCCGGGTGCTGACTGAACGGGCAGAGGACGCGGCGCTCGTCCTGAACGGCAACTGGCTATTGCTGACGCGTGTCGGAGGGGCGCTGCGCAAACACAGGACGACGTGGTGGAGCCACCATGACGTCGACAACGCCATCATTCGCCAATGA
- a CDS encoding CdiA C-terminal domain-containing protein, translating into MELENECADIVAGKGYRVHQNPTKAEIAGARRNTGDTGNPGKTPDYLIEGHVFDCYAPTSSKPVRGVWKAVSEKVDRGQTQRVALNLEDWRGDLRALQKQFDDWPVDGLKELVAVTRSGAVVQIVKPD; encoded by the coding sequence TTGGAGCTGGAGAACGAGTGCGCCGATATCGTTGCCGGCAAGGGCTACCGGGTCCACCAAAACCCCACCAAGGCAGAGATCGCCGGTGCTCGGCGCAACACCGGCGACACCGGCAACCCGGGGAAGACACCTGATTATCTGATCGAAGGGCACGTCTTTGATTGCTACGCTCCCACTTCCTCCAAGCCTGTTCGGGGTGTCTGGAAGGCGGTCTCGGAGAAGGTCGACAGGGGTCAGACCCAGCGCGTGGCGCTGAATCTCGAGGACTGGCGCGGCGACCTCCGCGCCCTGCAAAAGCAGTTCGACGACTGGCCTGTCGACGGGTTAAAGGAACTGGTGGCGGTCACTCGGAGCGGTGCGGTCGTGCAGATCGTTAAACCCGACTGA
- a CDS encoding DUF6244 family protein, with translation MSNIEKIIGELGALLTGVERAQGQAAAAENQAREVAMLAAGSGFVTVAAGMARVRDAITGIQGRLGELAGLIGEASKATAAVPQGASPENTIAGLTPVQSTVDGARDAVAGTMAQVAEAQQLVTLTLQGGQPGPMLSVLEGIKQVLAQVAQRTGTARQFVDRTIAEARQLGASGN, from the coding sequence GTGTCGAACATCGAGAAGATCATCGGTGAACTGGGTGCACTGCTCACGGGCGTTGAGCGGGCGCAAGGGCAGGCGGCCGCCGCCGAAAATCAGGCGCGGGAGGTGGCCATGCTGGCCGCTGGTTCCGGCTTCGTCACCGTAGCGGCGGGTATGGCCCGAGTGCGGGACGCGATCACGGGAATCCAGGGCCGGCTGGGCGAGCTCGCCGGATTGATAGGTGAGGCGTCGAAGGCGACTGCGGCCGTCCCGCAGGGGGCATCCCCGGAGAACACGATCGCGGGGCTGACGCCCGTGCAGAGCACGGTTGACGGGGCTCGGGACGCGGTGGCCGGGACCATGGCTCAGGTCGCCGAGGCGCAGCAACTCGTCACCTTGACTTTGCAGGGTGGGCAGCCCGGACCGATGCTGTCGGTGCTGGAAGGCATCAAACAGGTCCTGGCGCAGGTGGCTCAGCGGACCGGTACCGCCCGGCAGTTCGTCGACAGGACGATCGCTGAAGCACGGCAGCTGGGGGCATCGGGAAACTGA
- the pyrE gene encoding orotate phosphoribosyltransferase, which yields MTYPLARRVYDTCHLTGRFRLRSGQVSEEYFDKYLFEGQPDLLREVAEAMVALLPECDVLAGMEMGGIPLATVMSQLTGLPTVFVRKQAKEYGTNKTAEGGPVNGRRVVVIEDVVTTGGALLTSCGQLRSIGAQVETVVCAIDREQGGREILAAEALRLRAALTRRDLEASLMA from the coding sequence GTGACTTACCCGCTCGCGCGCCGTGTCTATGACACCTGCCATCTGACCGGACGGTTCCGTCTCCGATCTGGGCAGGTCAGCGAGGAGTACTTCGACAAGTACCTGTTCGAGGGACAGCCGGATCTGTTGCGCGAGGTCGCCGAGGCGATGGTGGCCTTGCTGCCGGAGTGCGACGTGCTGGCCGGGATGGAGATGGGCGGTATCCCGCTCGCCACGGTGATGTCACAGCTGACGGGGTTACCCACAGTCTTCGTTCGTAAGCAAGCCAAGGAGTACGGCACCAACAAGACGGCCGAGGGCGGCCCTGTGAACGGTCGGCGGGTCGTAGTGATCGAGGACGTCGTGACGACCGGAGGTGCCCTGCTGACGTCGTGCGGTCAGCTACGGTCCATCGGCGCCCAGGTGGAGACGGTGGTCTGCGCCATCGACCGCGAGCAGGGCGGTCGGGAGATTCTGGCGGCCGAGGCGCTGCGTCTCCGCGCCGCTCTCACCCGCCGCGACCTGGAAGCCTCCCTGATGGCGTGA
- a CDS encoding NAD(P)/FAD-dependent oxidoreductase translates to MGAGIVGASVAYHAARAGAVVTLVDAGRPGAGVTAGSFAWIGASGVRTGPAAALRATATQEYRRLEAELPGLPVTWSGSLSWGAADGAPQAGPGQKIVNAATVATLEPTLRQPPEWAVWAPGDGSVDPVGVTERLVAGACAHGARLHPDTPVTAVRRNTAGRVVGVETAAGPLSGATVVLAAGVATAALAAPLGIHVPVDPSPATLFQFRAPAGLVRTVVNNPDFDLRQVAEDRLLAAADSPDRTLAAVRSTFRGAANVELLSTRVGIRPMPVDGEPIVGPVAPVPGLYVAVLHSAVTLAPAVGRLVARELVDGAVEPMLAGCRLDRF, encoded by the coding sequence GTGGGCGCAGGCATCGTCGGCGCCTCGGTGGCCTATCACGCCGCCCGGGCCGGTGCCGTCGTGACCCTCGTCGACGCCGGGCGGCCGGGCGCCGGTGTGACGGCAGGCTCGTTCGCCTGGATCGGAGCGTCCGGCGTACGTACCGGTCCAGCCGCCGCGCTGCGGGCGACCGCGACACAGGAGTACCGCCGGCTCGAGGCCGAACTCCCGGGACTTCCGGTGACCTGGTCCGGCTCTCTGTCCTGGGGTGCGGCGGACGGCGCGCCGCAGGCGGGGCCCGGACAGAAGATTGTGAACGCGGCCACCGTGGCGACGCTCGAGCCCACCCTGCGGCAGCCCCCGGAGTGGGCCGTCTGGGCACCCGGTGACGGCTCCGTCGACCCGGTGGGCGTGACCGAGCGACTGGTCGCCGGTGCCTGCGCCCACGGCGCCCGGCTCCATCCGGACACCCCGGTCACCGCGGTCCGCCGGAACACCGCGGGTCGGGTTGTCGGGGTCGAGACGGCCGCAGGACCCCTCTCCGGTGCGACTGTGGTGCTCGCGGCAGGGGTGGCCACGGCCGCACTGGCCGCGCCGCTCGGCATACACGTCCCGGTCGACCCGTCGCCGGCGACGCTCTTCCAGTTCCGCGCTCCGGCCGGTCTGGTCCGCACCGTGGTCAACAACCCGGACTTCGATCTCCGGCAGGTCGCCGAGGACCGGCTACTCGCCGCCGCAGACTCGCCCGATCGGACCCTCGCCGCCGTCCGGTCCACTTTCCGCGGCGCCGCGAACGTCGAACTGCTCAGCACCCGGGTCGGCATACGCCCCATGCCGGTCGACGGCGAGCCGATCGTCGGCCCTGTCGCCCCGGTGCCCGGCCTCTACGTGGCGGTGCTGCACTCCGCAGTCACCCTCGCCCCAGCCGTGGGCCGCCTGGTCGCGCGGGAACTGGTCGACGGCGCCGTCGAGCCGATGCTGGCGGGCTGCCGTCTCGACCGCTTCTAG
- a CDS encoding response regulator, which yields MIVAEDDVLIREGITGLLNRFGHRVVAAVGDAEALVDAVLEHTPDVVVTDVRMPPTLTDEGLQAAIRLRRADPGLPILVLSQYVEQTYAAELLETARPGTAGIGYLLKDRIGDVVEFVEALDRVASGHTVVDPEVVRQMLVRRRDPLARLTPREREVLGLMAEGRSNAAIARTLVVTEAAVAKHIGSLLAKLDLPPDEDDHRRVRAVLAYLKG from the coding sequence GTGATCGTGGCCGAGGACGACGTCCTCATCCGGGAGGGGATCACCGGCCTGCTCAACCGGTTCGGCCACCGCGTCGTCGCCGCGGTGGGAGACGCCGAGGCGCTCGTCGACGCCGTACTGGAGCACACGCCGGACGTCGTCGTGACCGACGTACGCATGCCGCCGACCTTGACCGACGAAGGGCTCCAGGCCGCGATCCGACTCCGGCGTGCCGACCCCGGCCTGCCGATCCTCGTCCTCAGCCAGTACGTCGAGCAGACGTACGCGGCGGAGCTGCTGGAGACGGCCCGGCCCGGTACGGCCGGCATCGGCTACCTGTTGAAGGACCGCATCGGTGACGTCGTCGAGTTCGTCGAGGCGCTGGACCGGGTGGCGTCCGGACACACGGTGGTCGACCCGGAGGTCGTCCGGCAGATGCTCGTCCGGCGCCGCGATCCGCTGGCCCGGCTCACGCCCCGGGAACGGGAGGTGCTCGGCCTGATGGCGGAGGGCCGGTCCAACGCGGCGATCGCCCGGACGCTCGTGGTGACCGAGGCAGCCGTCGCGAAGCACATCGGCAGCCTGCTTGCGAAGCTGGACCTGCCGCCGGACGAGGACGACCACCGCCGGGTACGGGCGGTCCTGGCCTACCTGAAAGGCTGA